One region of Prosthecobacter debontii genomic DNA includes:
- a CDS encoding DUF72 domain-containing protein has protein sequence MLTSLSPTFPLVPLKAAVAELAAHGVFVGTSSWKYPGWLGLLYDEQRYIHRGRFSESRFQKDCLEEYAQVFRTVCVDAGYYQFPSPQFINDLCSQVPEGFRFSFKVTDQITTKIFPSLPRHGKRAGQPNPHFLDADLFKQAFLASCAPHRDKIGVLMFEFSHFHSRDFQRGRDFVEALDTFLAQLPKGWQYGVEIRNKTLLHPDYFAVLRKHHVTHVYNNWTRMPTVGEQMDIPDSLTCDEFSTARFLLKPGRTFEQAVEAFKPYTETKEVNVEARASAVRLARKLMVKGKPWPSFLFFNNRLEGNSLFTLLAILHELNLFGLQPAPPKDPIA, from the coding sequence ATGCTGACCTCTCTTTCTCCCACCTTCCCCCTGGTGCCACTCAAGGCTGCCGTGGCGGAGTTGGCTGCCCATGGGGTCTTCGTGGGCACTTCCTCCTGGAAATACCCGGGCTGGCTCGGGCTTCTGTATGATGAGCAGCGTTACATCCACCGGGGTCGGTTCTCCGAAAGCCGCTTTCAGAAAGATTGCCTGGAGGAGTATGCTCAAGTCTTCCGCACCGTCTGTGTGGATGCAGGATACTACCAGTTTCCCTCCCCGCAATTCATCAACGACCTATGCAGCCAGGTGCCCGAGGGCTTTCGGTTTTCCTTCAAAGTGACGGATCAGATCACGACGAAAATATTCCCCAGTCTCCCACGTCATGGCAAACGTGCAGGGCAGCCCAATCCCCACTTCCTCGATGCCGATCTCTTCAAGCAAGCGTTCCTGGCCTCATGCGCTCCGCATCGGGATAAGATCGGCGTACTCATGTTTGAATTCAGCCATTTCCATTCCCGTGATTTTCAACGTGGTCGCGACTTTGTGGAGGCACTGGATACCTTCTTGGCTCAACTCCCCAAAGGCTGGCAATATGGCGTGGAGATTCGCAACAAAACCCTGCTGCATCCCGACTACTTCGCCGTGTTGAGGAAGCATCATGTCACCCACGTTTATAACAACTGGACCCGCATGCCGACCGTCGGGGAGCAGATGGACATTCCTGACAGCCTAACTTGTGATGAGTTCAGCACAGCCCGCTTTCTTCTCAAACCAGGTCGAACCTTCGAGCAAGCCGTGGAGGCTTTTAAGCCCTACACGGAGACCAAAGAAGTAAACGTCGAAGCCCGAGCCTCGGCAGTCCGGCTGGCCCGCAAGCTCATGGTCAAAGGTAAGCCTTGGCCCAGCTTCTTATTTTTCAACAATCGCCTGGAGGGTAACTCACTCTTCACCCTCCTGGCCATTCTGCATGAATTGAATCTCTTCGGTCTGCAACCTGCACCCCCCAAGGATCCAATCGCCTGA